From one Shewanella sp. GD04112 genomic stretch:
- the purH gene encoding bifunctional phosphoribosylaminoimidazolecarboxamide formyltransferase/IMP cyclohydrolase → MTVANNARPIRRALLSVSDKTGILEFAKALHAQGVELLSTGGTARLLADNGVPVIEVSDYTGHPEIMDGRVKTLHPKVHGGILARRGLDENVMAANNINAIDLVAVNLYPFADTVAKAGCTLEDAIENIDIGGPTMVRAAAKNHKDVTIVVNAADYNRVLAEMAANNGSTTHATRFDLAIAAFEHTAGYDGMIANYFGTMVPAHSTDECFEDSKFPRTFNTQLVKKQDLRYGENSHQTAAFYVDTKIDEASVATAVQLQGKALSYNNIADTDAALECVKEFSEPACVIVKHANPCGVALGKDLLDAYNRAYQTDPTSAFGGIIAFNGELDAATASAIVERQFVEVIIAPVVSQGARDVVAKKTNVRLLECGQWDTKTKTLDYKRVNGGLLVQDRDQGMVGLDDIKVVTKRQPTESELKDLMFCWKVAKFVKSNAIVYAKDGMTIGVGAGQMSRVYSAKIAGIKAADEGLEVVNSVMASDAFFPFRDGIDAAAAAGISCIIQPGGSMRDAEIIAAADEHGMAMVMTGMRHFRH, encoded by the coding sequence ATGACTGTTGCAAATAATGCCAGACCCATTCGTCGCGCGCTGTTAAGCGTTTCAGATAAAACCGGAATTCTCGAATTCGCCAAAGCATTACACGCCCAAGGCGTTGAACTGCTGTCAACGGGCGGCACCGCTCGCTTGTTAGCGGATAACGGCGTGCCTGTTATCGAAGTATCTGACTATACAGGACACCCTGAGATCATGGATGGTCGCGTTAAGACCCTGCACCCTAAAGTGCATGGTGGCATTTTGGCGCGTCGCGGTCTTGATGAAAATGTCATGGCTGCCAACAACATCAATGCAATCGATCTGGTTGCAGTTAACCTCTACCCCTTTGCCGATACCGTTGCTAAAGCTGGTTGCACCCTAGAAGATGCGATTGAAAACATCGACATCGGTGGCCCGACTATGGTGCGCGCCGCGGCGAAAAACCATAAAGACGTGACTATCGTGGTAAATGCGGCCGACTATAACCGCGTATTAGCCGAAATGGCTGCCAACAATGGCAGCACGACTCATGCAACACGTTTCGATTTAGCGATTGCCGCCTTCGAACACACTGCGGGTTACGATGGCATGATCGCCAACTACTTCGGCACTATGGTTCCTGCACACAGTACTGACGAGTGTTTCGAAGATTCTAAGTTCCCACGCACCTTCAACACCCAATTAGTGAAGAAGCAAGATCTACGTTACGGTGAAAACAGCCACCAAACTGCGGCCTTCTATGTCGACACTAAGATCGACGAAGCCTCAGTCGCAACTGCAGTTCAACTGCAAGGTAAGGCATTGTCTTACAACAACATCGCCGATACCGATGCCGCCCTTGAGTGCGTGAAAGAGTTCAGCGAGCCAGCCTGCGTTATCGTTAAACACGCTAACCCATGTGGTGTTGCACTGGGTAAAGACTTACTCGATGCCTATAACCGCGCCTACCAAACTGACCCAACTTCAGCCTTTGGCGGCATTATCGCCTTCAACGGCGAGTTAGACGCAGCAACCGCTAGCGCTATCGTTGAGCGCCAATTCGTTGAAGTGATCATCGCGCCAGTTGTCAGCCAAGGTGCCCGCGATGTAGTGGCCAAGAAAACCAACGTGCGTCTGTTAGAGTGCGGTCAATGGGATACTAAGACCAAGACCTTAGACTATAAACGCGTGAACGGTGGTCTGCTGGTGCAAGACCGCGACCAAGGCATGGTTGGCTTAGATGACATTAAAGTCGTGACTAAGCGTCAACCGACCGAGAGCGAGCTGAAGGACTTAATGTTCTGCTGGAAAGTGGCTAAGTTCGTTAAATCTAACGCGATTGTTTACGCAAAAGACGGCATGACAATCGGTGTTGGCGCAGGCCAAATGAGCCGCGTCTACAGCGCTAAGATTGCGGGTATCAAGGCCGCCGATGAAGGCCTAGAAGTGGTTAACTCTGTGATGGCGTCCGATGCCTTCTTCCCATTCCGCGACGGTATCGATGCCGCAGCGGCAGCGGGCATCAGCTGCATCATCCAGCCAGGTGGCTCAATGCGCGATGCTGAAATCATCGCCGCAGCCGATGAGCACGGCATGGCCATGGTGATGACTGGCATGCGCCACTTCCGTCACTAA
- the purD gene encoding phosphoribosylamine--glycine ligase, with protein sequence MKVLVIGGGGREHALAWKAAQSPQVELVYVAPGNAGTALEPKLENLNISATDIPALLDFAKTNQIELTIVGPEAPLVLGVVDAFNTAGLPIFGPTKAAAQLEGSKAFTKDFLARHNIPTAGYKNCTEIQDAKAFVRELTGKTGYPVVIKADGLAAGKGVIIAQDQAEADAAIEDMLAGNKFGDAGSRVVIEEFLKGEEASFIVMVDGKNILAMATSQDHKARDNADHGPNTGGMGAYSPAPVVTQSVHDWTIANVIRPTVDGMAAEGNVYTGFLYAGLMIAPDGSAKVLEYNCRFGDPETQPIMMRLKSDLVELCLAATRGELDKVTAEYDSRAAVGVVLAAGGYPDDYRKGDVIQGLSLGNHDAKVFHAGTEMKDGHVVTNGGRVLCATALGHTVTEAQKAAYLLVDEIHWDDVYFRTDIGYRAIAREQQG encoded by the coding sequence ATGAAAGTATTAGTTATTGGTGGCGGCGGCCGCGAACATGCCCTAGCTTGGAAAGCGGCACAATCACCTCAGGTAGAGCTGGTTTATGTTGCGCCGGGTAACGCGGGCACCGCTCTCGAGCCAAAGCTTGAAAACTTAAATATCAGTGCAACTGACATTCCTGCCCTGCTCGATTTTGCTAAAACCAATCAGATCGAACTCACCATCGTTGGCCCGGAAGCGCCGCTGGTATTAGGTGTGGTCGATGCCTTTAACACTGCGGGTCTGCCCATTTTTGGACCAACCAAAGCGGCTGCGCAGTTAGAAGGTTCTAAAGCCTTCACTAAGGACTTTTTGGCTCGCCACAATATTCCTACCGCGGGTTATAAAAACTGTACCGAAATCCAAGACGCTAAAGCCTTCGTACGTGAACTGACAGGCAAGACGGGTTACCCAGTCGTCATCAAAGCCGACGGTTTAGCGGCGGGTAAAGGCGTGATCATCGCCCAAGACCAAGCCGAAGCGGATGCCGCCATCGAAGATATGCTCGCGGGCAACAAGTTTGGTGATGCCGGTTCTCGCGTAGTTATCGAAGAATTCTTAAAAGGCGAAGAAGCCAGCTTTATCGTTATGGTCGATGGTAAAAATATCCTCGCGATGGCAACCAGCCAAGACCATAAAGCCCGCGATAACGCCGATCACGGTCCAAACACTGGCGGCATGGGCGCTTACTCTCCTGCACCAGTGGTCACCCAAAGCGTACACGATTGGACAATCGCTAACGTTATCCGCCCAACGGTGGATGGCATGGCAGCTGAAGGCAATGTTTACACTGGCTTCCTGTATGCGGGTCTGATGATCGCACCAGACGGCAGCGCCAAAGTGCTGGAATACAACTGTCGCTTTGGCGACCCAGAAACCCAACCTATTATGATGCGCCTCAAGTCAGATCTGGTTGAGCTGTGTTTAGCCGCCACCCGTGGCGAGCTGGATAAAGTTACCGCCGAGTACGATTCACGCGCCGCAGTCGGTGTTGTATTAGCCGCTGGCGGTTACCCAGACGACTACCGCAAAGGCGATGTGATCCAGGGTTTAAGCCTAGGTAATCATGATGCCAAGGTCTTCCACGCGGGTACTGAGATGAAAGACGGCCATGTGGTCACCAACGGCGGCCGCGTGTTATGTGCGACAGCCTTAGGACACACTGTGACCGAAGCACAAAAAGCCGCTTATCTGCTGGTTGATGAAATCCACTGGGATGATGTGTATTTCCGTACCGATATCGGCTATCGCGCCATTGCCCGTGAACAACAGGGCTAA